The following proteins are co-located in the Pseudomonas synxantha genome:
- a CDS encoding LysR family transcriptional regulator, translating to MLNKRHLPSITALQCFEAATRHLSFTRAAEELNLTQSAVSKQVAQLEELLQHLLFRRVRRRLQMTPAGDLYLVEVRKILTQVEMSTHYLRSYGGETEVLRVSTPYTFGARWLVPRLKGWRLRHPQIHLDLCNEQEPDELLQGKADMAFYFGQGARPGTESLKLFSEELVPVCAPDSLPALPFTDPTRLSELVLLQNASRPQGWHDWFASQGLHTEHSYHGPRFDTFYMCIRAAQVGCGVALLPRFLVEEELAEGKLVIPWQHAMPSQDAYYLAYPEHSAEVPKVRDFVKWMMEQV from the coding sequence GTGCTGAACAAAAGACATTTGCCCTCGATCACCGCCCTGCAGTGTTTCGAAGCCGCCACCCGCCACCTGAGCTTTACCCGTGCAGCCGAAGAGCTGAATCTTACGCAAAGCGCGGTGAGCAAGCAGGTGGCACAGTTGGAAGAGCTGCTGCAACACCTGCTGTTTCGCCGGGTACGCCGTCGCTTGCAGATGACCCCGGCGGGTGATCTGTACTTGGTGGAAGTGCGCAAGATCCTCACCCAGGTGGAGATGTCCACCCATTACCTGCGCTCCTACGGCGGCGAGACCGAAGTGCTGCGGGTATCCACGCCCTACACCTTCGGCGCGCGCTGGCTGGTGCCGCGCCTCAAGGGTTGGCGCCTGCGCCACCCGCAGATTCACCTGGACCTGTGCAACGAGCAGGAACCTGACGAGTTACTGCAAGGCAAGGCCGATATGGCGTTCTATTTCGGCCAGGGCGCACGCCCCGGTACCGAGAGCTTGAAGCTGTTCAGCGAAGAGCTGGTACCTGTCTGTGCGCCCGACAGCCTGCCCGCCCTGCCCTTCACCGACCCCACGCGACTGAGCGAGCTGGTGCTGCTGCAAAACGCCTCGCGGCCCCAGGGCTGGCATGACTGGTTTGCCAGCCAGGGCTTGCATACCGAGCACAGCTACCACGGGCCGCGTTTCGACACCTTCTATATGTGCATCCGCGCCGCGCAGGTGGGTTGTGGCGTGGCGTTGCTGCCGCGCTTTCTGGTGGAAGAGGAACTGGCCGAGGGCAAGCTGGTGATTCCCTGGCAGCATGCAATGCCGAGCCAGGATGCCTATTACCTCGCCTACCCCGAGCATTCGGCGGAAGTGCCCAAAGTGCGAGATTTTGTGAAGTGGATGATGGAACAGGTTTAG
- a CDS encoding DUF2126 domain-containing protein has translation MSIHVALHHVTHYRYDRAVELGPQIVRLRPAAHSRTRILSYALKVLPEQHFINWQQDPQGNYLARLVFPEKTDELRIEVDLVAEMAVFNPFDFFLEPYAEKIPFSYAADEQRELAPYLETLPLTPRFAAYLAGIDRTPLPAVDFLVGLNQRLAADIGYLIRMEPGVQTPEFTLENTSGSCRDSAWLLVQLLRNLGLAARFVSGYLIQLTADVKALDGPSGTEVDFTDLHAWCEVYLPGAGWIGLDATSGLFAGEGHIPLACSPDPSSAAPISGLVEPCECEFAHEMSVERIWEAPRVTQPYTEEQWLAIHALGRQIDADLLKHDVRLTMGGEPTFVSIDDPDGAEWNTAALGPDKRRLSAELFQRLRRHYAPKGLVHFGQGKWYPGEQLPRWSLNCYWRRDGVPIWHNSALIADEQEDYGADGAMAGHFLASIAERLKLPARFVFPAFEDNVYYLWREGALPHNVSAQDPRLSDELERERLRKVFAQGLGNVIGHVLPLTRTAANDRWQSGRWYLRDNHCRLVPGDSPLGYRLPLASQPWVTAAEYPFVHPTDPNQDQPDLPTTEQLHSHGEPAPSDERVPKVDESADWLTRTALCAEAREGRLYLFMPPLERVEDYLELVAAIEATAEELHCPVLLEGYEPPADTRLSNFRVTPDPGVIEVNVQPSATWDELVERTEFLYEEARQTRLTTEKFMIDGRHTGTGGGNHFVLGGATPKDSPFLRRPDLLRSLISYWHNHPSLSYLFSGLFIGPTSQAPRVDEARNDALYELEIAFAQMPAPGEDCPPWLVDRLLRNLLIDVTGNTHRAEFCIDKLYSPDGATGRLGLLELRAFEMPPHARMSLTQQLLLRALVARFWREPYAPPKLARWGTELHDRFLLPHFIEQDFADVIVELNAAGYPLRAEWFAAHLEFRFPKVGDYAVSGIELELRQALEPWHVLGEEGAVGGTVRYVDSSLERLQVKLTGLPAQRYLLTCNGIPVPLQPTGRVGEFVAGVRYRAWQPANCLQPTIAVHAPLVFDLLDTWMQRSLGGCQYHVAHPGGRNYDSLPVNANEAESRRMARFFRLGHSPGKRPVPVVEVNDEMPMTLDLRRFPTNKE, from the coding sequence GTGTCGATTCATGTCGCGTTGCACCACGTTACGCACTACCGCTATGACCGCGCTGTCGAACTCGGCCCACAGATTGTGCGTTTGCGCCCGGCAGCTCATAGCCGCACGCGAATTTTGTCTTATGCACTCAAAGTCCTGCCCGAGCAGCATTTTATTAATTGGCAGCAAGACCCACAGGGCAATTACCTGGCGCGTCTGGTCTTCCCGGAAAAGACGGACGAACTGCGCATCGAAGTCGACCTGGTTGCCGAGATGGCGGTGTTTAACCCATTCGATTTTTTCCTTGAGCCGTATGCCGAAAAAATCCCGTTCAGCTATGCCGCCGATGAGCAACGCGAACTGGCGCCGTACCTGGAAACTTTGCCGCTGACGCCAAGATTCGCCGCGTACCTGGCCGGTATCGACCGTACGCCATTACCTGCGGTGGATTTCCTGGTTGGGCTGAACCAGCGCCTGGCCGCCGATATCGGCTACCTGATCCGCATGGAACCAGGCGTGCAAACCCCGGAATTCACCCTGGAAAATACCTCCGGTTCTTGCCGCGACTCGGCCTGGCTGCTGGTGCAATTGCTGCGCAACCTGGGGCTGGCGGCGCGGTTTGTCTCGGGTTACCTGATCCAGCTCACTGCCGATGTCAAAGCCCTCGATGGTCCGTCCGGCACCGAGGTGGACTTCACCGACCTGCATGCCTGGTGCGAAGTGTATTTGCCCGGCGCTGGCTGGATCGGCCTTGACGCGACTTCCGGACTGTTCGCCGGTGAAGGGCATATCCCGTTGGCCTGTAGCCCCGATCCATCATCTGCCGCGCCGATCAGCGGGTTGGTGGAGCCATGCGAGTGCGAATTTGCCCACGAGATGTCGGTGGAGCGCATCTGGGAAGCACCACGGGTGACCCAGCCCTACACCGAAGAGCAATGGCTGGCGATCCACGCCCTGGGCCGACAGATCGACGCTGACCTGCTCAAGCACGACGTGCGCCTGACTATGGGCGGCGAGCCGACCTTCGTCTCTATCGACGACCCTGACGGCGCCGAATGGAACACCGCCGCCCTGGGGCCAGACAAGCGTCGCCTGTCCGCCGAGCTGTTCCAACGCCTGCGCCGGCACTATGCGCCCAAGGGCCTGGTGCATTTCGGCCAGGGCAAGTGGTACCCCGGCGAGCAACTGCCGCGTTGGTCGCTTAACTGTTACTGGCGCCGAGATGGAGTGCCGATCTGGCACAACAGTGCGTTGATCGCCGATGAACAAGAGGATTATGGTGCTGACGGCGCGATGGCCGGGCACTTCCTGGCCAGCATCGCCGAGCGCTTGAAACTGCCGGCGCGCTTTGTGTTCCCGGCCTTTGAAGACAACGTCTACTACCTGTGGCGCGAGGGCGCGTTGCCGCATAACGTCAGTGCCCAGGACCCGCGCTTGAGCGACGAACTGGAGCGCGAACGCCTGCGCAAAGTCTTCGCTCAGGGCCTGGGTAACGTCATCGGCCACGTGCTTCCCCTGACGCGCACCGCGGCCAATGACCGCTGGCAGAGTGGTCGCTGGTACCTGCGCGATAATCACTGCCGCCTGGTGCCGGGCGATTCGCCGCTGGGCTATCGCCTGCCTTTGGCGTCCCAACCGTGGGTGACGGCGGCGGAGTATCCGTTCGTGCACCCGACCGACCCGAATCAGGATCAACCTGACCTGCCGACCACCGAACAACTGCATAGCCACGGCGAGCCGGCCCCGAGCGATGAGCGTGTGCCGAAGGTCGATGAGTCCGCTGACTGGCTGACCCGCACCGCGCTGTGCGCCGAGGCGCGGGAAGGGCGCCTGTACCTGTTTATGCCGCCGCTGGAACGCGTCGAGGATTACCTGGAACTGGTGGCCGCCATCGAGGCCACCGCCGAAGAGTTGCATTGCCCGGTGCTGCTGGAAGGTTACGAGCCGCCCGCGGATACGCGCCTGAGCAACTTCCGGGTCACGCCGGACCCTGGTGTGATCGAGGTTAACGTACAGCCGTCCGCCACCTGGGACGAGTTGGTGGAGCGCACCGAATTCCTCTATGAAGAGGCCCGGCAAACCCGGCTGACCACCGAGAAATTCATGATCGACGGGCGCCACACCGGTACCGGTGGCGGCAACCATTTTGTGCTGGGCGGCGCGACGCCCAAGGACTCACCCTTCCTGCGGCGCCCTGACCTGCTGCGCAGCCTGATCAGCTACTGGCATAACCACCCGTCGCTATCCTACTTGTTCTCCGGTCTGTTTATCGGCCCGACCTCCCAGGCACCAAGGGTGGACGAGGCACGCAACGATGCGCTGTATGAACTGGAAATCGCCTTCGCGCAGATGCCAGCGCCGGGCGAGGACTGTCCGCCATGGCTGGTGGATCGCCTGTTGCGCAACCTGCTGATCGACGTGACGGGTAACACCCATCGCGCCGAATTCTGTATCGACAAACTCTACTCCCCCGACGGCGCCACCGGCCGCCTGGGCTTGCTCGAATTACGCGCCTTTGAAATGCCGCCCCATGCACGCATGAGCCTGACCCAGCAGTTGCTATTGCGCGCGCTGGTCGCACGGTTCTGGCGCGAGCCTTACGCGCCGCCGAAACTGGCGCGCTGGGGCACCGAGTTGCATGACCGTTTCCTGTTGCCGCATTTTATCGAGCAGGACTTTGCCGACGTGATCGTCGAACTGAATGCGGCCGGCTACCCGTTGCGTGCCGAATGGTTCGCGGCGCACCTGGAGTTCCGCTTCCCCAAGGTGGGCGACTACGCCGTCAGCGGTATCGAACTGGAACTGCGCCAGGCCTTGGAGCCTTGGCATGTGCTGGGCGAAGAGGGCGCGGTGGGCGGTACGGTACGCTACGTGGATTCGTCCCTGGAGCGCCTGCAAGTGAAGTTGACTGGCCTGCCAGCGCAACGCTACCTGCTGACCTGCAATGGCATCCCGGTGCCGCTGCAACCGACCGGCCGCGTCGGCGAGTTTGTCGCCGGCGTGCGCTACCGCGCCTGGCAACCGGCCAACTGCCTGCAACCGACCATTGCGGTGCATGCGCCCTTGGTATTCGACCTGCTCGACACCTGGATGCAGCGCTCGCTGGGCGGCTGCCAATACCACGTGGCGCATCCGGGTGGACGCAATTACGACAGTTTGCCGGTGAATGCCAACGAGGCAGAGAGCCGTCGGATGGCGCGGTTTTTCCGCTTGGGGCATAGCCCGGGCAAGCGACCGGTGCCGGTTGTAGAGGTGAACGATGAAATGCCAATGACCCTGGATTTACGCCGTTTTCCAACAAATAAGGAATGA
- a CDS encoding transglutaminase family protein, whose protein sequence is MSARYQIFHDTHYHYDSPVSLAQQLAHLWPRQCAWQRCTWQQLEINPQPSSRRDELDVFGNPITRLAFERPHDELLVNAALTVEVLARPALDFQQSPAWDQTRDSLTYSSQPMAAQLIEACRYRFESPYVHLKKTFVEFSESCFPPAEPLLLGTQALMQKIFSEFTFDAQATQVATPLVEVLERRRGVCQDFAHLMLACLRSRGLAARYISGYLLTQPPPGQPRLIGADASHAWVSVFCPESGWVDFDPTNNVQPALEHITLAWGRDFSDVSPLRGVILGGGSHDPEVRVTVMPLE, encoded by the coding sequence ATGAGCGCGCGTTATCAGATTTTCCACGATACCCATTACCACTACGACAGCCCGGTGTCCCTGGCGCAGCAGTTGGCGCATTTATGGCCACGGCAGTGTGCCTGGCAACGTTGTACCTGGCAGCAGCTGGAAATCAACCCGCAGCCGTCTTCGCGTCGCGATGAGCTGGATGTGTTCGGCAACCCGATCACCCGCCTGGCGTTCGAGCGGCCCCATGATGAATTGCTGGTGAACGCGGCGCTGACCGTGGAAGTGCTGGCGCGGCCTGCGCTGGATTTCCAGCAATCGCCGGCCTGGGACCAGACTCGCGACAGCTTGACCTACAGCAGCCAGCCCATGGCAGCGCAACTGATCGAAGCCTGTCGATATCGCTTCGAATCGCCCTACGTACATTTGAAGAAAACCTTCGTCGAGTTCTCCGAAAGCTGCTTCCCGCCCGCCGAACCCTTGCTTTTAGGCACGCAGGCGTTGATGCAGAAGATTTTCAGCGAGTTCACCTTCGATGCCCAAGCCACTCAGGTCGCCACGCCGCTGGTGGAGGTGCTGGAGCGGCGGCGCGGGGTGTGCCAGGACTTCGCCCACTTGATGCTCGCCTGCCTGCGCTCGCGTGGGCTGGCGGCGCGCTATATCAGCGGTTACCTGCTGACCCAGCCGCCGCCCGGGCAGCCACGGTTGATCGGCGCCGACGCGTCCCATGCCTGGGTCTCGGTGTTTTGCCCGGAGTCGGGCTGGGTGGATTTTGATCCGACGAATAATGTGCAGCCGGCACTGGAGCACATCACCCTGGCCTGGGGCCGGGATTTCTCTGATGTGTCGCCGCTGCGTGGGGTGATTCTGGGGGGAGGTAGCCATGACCCGGAGGTGCGGGTAACGGTGATGCCACTGGAATAG
- a CDS encoding circularly permuted type 2 ATP-grasp protein, with protein MSDLLDRYPLTAGTYHELLDESGAVRAHWQRLLDHLQRSTPAQLAQRQALLTRQIQENGVTYNVYADPKGADRPWELDLLPHVLAADEWRQLSAGIVQRARLLNAVLADLYGPQLLIKEGLLPAELVFGHNNFLWPCQGIQPPDGAFLHLYAVDLARTPDGRWWVTADRTQAPSGAGYALENRTIVSRAFPDLYRDLQVQHLTGFFRTLQETLARQAPGDDQPPLIVLLTPGRFNESYFEHLYLARQLGYPLVEGGDLTVRDSTVFLKTLSGLRRVHAIMRRLDDDFCDPLELRTDSALGVPGLLDAVRQGNVLVANALGSGVLESPGLLGFLPKINEFLFGEALILPSIATWWCGEAPVLAEALEKLPELLIRPAFASQSFAPVFGRDLNDEQRQALAERMCARPYAYVAQELAQLSQAPVWHTEEDHLQHRAIGMRVYAVASDEGYRVLPGALTRVAAEADAEVVSMQRGGASKDTWVLGERASVGEQWRAQRAIGAHDLVRRDPYLPSRVVENLFWFGRYCERCDDSARWLRVVLARYVDGDDPLALQAAVELGESLRLLPEEGELPERLLAALLGDDWPSSLRANLQRLQWAASQVRGKLSRENWQALVELQREAMELESQSPDFGELLDFLNRLVMSLAALSGFALDDMTRDEGWRFLMMGRRIERLQFLSSSLAAFLRGVAVFDQAGLEWLLELGNSSITYRSRYLAVPQLIPVLDLLLLDEQNPHAVLFQLKLVSRTLRRLNDDFGVPRETGLAPLVERLARFELGCLENPLFGKASVRAALDGLADLLQTVADESGQVSDRLALRHFAHVDDVSQQTVSV; from the coding sequence ATGTCCGATTTGCTCGACCGTTACCCGCTCACCGCGGGCACCTACCACGAACTGCTGGACGAGAGCGGCGCGGTGCGTGCCCATTGGCAGCGCTTGCTCGATCACCTGCAACGCAGCACGCCCGCGCAACTGGCCCAGCGCCAGGCGCTGCTGACCCGGCAAATCCAGGAAAACGGTGTGACTTACAACGTCTACGCCGACCCCAAGGGCGCTGATCGCCCCTGGGAGCTGGATCTGCTGCCCCATGTGCTGGCCGCCGATGAGTGGCGGCAGCTGTCGGCCGGCATCGTCCAGCGTGCGCGCTTGCTCAATGCAGTGCTGGCCGACCTGTATGGCCCGCAGCTCCTGATCAAGGAAGGCTTGCTGCCCGCCGAACTGGTGTTCGGGCATAACAACTTCCTGTGGCCATGCCAGGGCATTCAGCCGCCCGACGGTGCTTTCCTGCACTTGTACGCCGTGGACCTGGCGCGCACTCCGGATGGCCGCTGGTGGGTCACCGCCGACCGTACCCAAGCACCGTCGGGCGCCGGCTACGCCCTGGAAAACCGCACCATCGTGTCCCGCGCGTTCCCGGACTTGTACCGTGATTTGCAGGTGCAGCACCTCACCGGTTTCTTTCGCACGCTCCAGGAAACCCTGGCTCGCCAGGCGCCGGGCGACGACCAGCCACCGCTGATCGTGCTGCTCACGCCGGGCCGTTTCAACGAGAGCTATTTCGAACACCTGTACCTGGCGCGCCAACTCGGCTACCCGTTGGTAGAAGGCGGCGACCTCACCGTGCGCGACAGCACTGTGTTCCTGAAAACCCTCAGCGGCCTGCGTCGGGTCCACGCGATCATGCGCCGCCTCGACGATGATTTCTGCGACCCGCTGGAGCTGCGTACCGACTCGGCCCTCGGCGTGCCTGGCCTGCTCGACGCCGTGCGCCAAGGTAACGTGCTGGTGGCCAATGCCCTGGGCAGCGGCGTGTTGGAGTCCCCAGGCTTGCTGGGTTTCCTGCCAAAGATCAACGAATTCCTGTTCGGTGAAGCGCTGATCCTGCCGTCCATTGCCACCTGGTGGTGCGGTGAAGCGCCGGTGCTGGCCGAAGCCCTGGAAAAACTCCCGGAGCTGCTGATCAGGCCGGCATTTGCTTCGCAGAGTTTCGCCCCGGTGTTTGGTCGCGACTTGAACGATGAGCAACGCCAGGCTCTGGCCGAGCGTATGTGTGCTCGGCCTTACGCCTACGTTGCCCAAGAGCTGGCGCAGCTGTCCCAGGCGCCGGTGTGGCATACCGAGGAAGATCATCTGCAACACCGCGCCATCGGTATGCGCGTGTACGCGGTGGCCAGTGATGAGGGGTATCGCGTGCTGCCCGGTGCCCTGACCCGTGTGGCTGCCGAGGCCGATGCTGAGGTGGTATCGATGCAGCGCGGCGGTGCCAGCAAGGACACCTGGGTGTTGGGTGAACGTGCCAGCGTCGGCGAACAGTGGCGTGCCCAGCGTGCGATTGGCGCCCACGACCTGGTACGTCGCGATCCTTATTTGCCGTCGCGGGTGGTGGAAAACCTGTTCTGGTTTGGCCGCTATTGCGAACGCTGCGACGACAGTGCGCGCTGGCTGCGTGTCGTGCTGGCGCGTTATGTGGATGGCGATGATCCGTTGGCATTGCAGGCAGCGGTCGAACTGGGAGAAAGCCTGCGCCTGTTGCCAGAGGAGGGCGAGCTGCCCGAGCGCCTGCTCGCCGCCTTGCTCGGTGATGATTGGCCTTCGAGCCTGCGCGCCAACTTGCAGCGGCTGCAGTGGGCGGCGTCCCAGGTACGCGGCAAGCTGTCCCGGGAAAACTGGCAGGCGCTGGTGGAGCTGCAACGCGAAGCCATGGAGCTGGAAAGCCAAAGCCCTGATTTTGGCGAGCTGCTGGATTTCCTCAACCGCCTGGTGATGTCCCTGGCGGCGCTGTCCGGGTTTGCCCTGGACGATATGACCCGCGATGAAGGCTGGCGTTTCTTGATGATGGGCCGGCGTATCGAGCGCCTGCAGTTTCTCAGCAGCAGCCTGGCAGCGTTCCTGCGTGGTGTAGCGGTGTTCGATCAGGCCGGGCTGGAGTGGTTGCTGGAGCTGGGCAACAGCAGCATCACCTATCGCTCGCGCTACCTGGCGGTGCCGCAGTTGATCCCGGTGCTCGACCTGTTGTTGCTCGATGAGCAGAACCCCCATGCGGTGCTGTTCCAGTTGAAACTGGTGAGCCGCACCCTGCGTCGCCTCAATGATGATTTCGGTGTGCCTCGGGAAACCGGCCTGGCGCCGTTGGTGGAGCGCCTGGCGCGCTTCGAGCTGGGCTGCCTGGAGAACCCGTTGTTCGGCAAGGCCAGCGTGCGTGCTGCGCTGGACGGCCTGGCCGACCTGTTGCAAACGGTCGCCGATGAAAGTGGGCAAGTGTCCGATCGCCTGGCGCTGCGCCATTTTGCCCATGTGGACGATGTCAGCCAGCAGACGGTGTCGGTGTGA
- the nadE gene encoding ammonia-dependent NAD(+) synthetase: MQAVQREIAQQLKVQAPFNDQASLEAEVARRVVFIQDCLRNSGLKTLVLGISGGVDSLTAGLLAQRAVQELRASSGDESYRFIAVRLPYETQFDEHDAQASVEFIEPDERHTVNIGPAVKALANEVAAFEGKAAVSRDFVLGNTKARMRMVAQYTIAGAAGGLVIGTDHAAEAVMGFFTKFGDGACDLAPLSGLVKNQVRAIARHFGAPESLVEKVPTADLEDLSPGKPDEASHGVTYAEIDAFLHGEPVREEAFRIICETYRKTEHKRVMPFAP, from the coding sequence ATGCAAGCCGTACAGCGTGAGATTGCGCAGCAGCTCAAGGTCCAAGCGCCGTTCAACGACCAGGCCAGCCTTGAAGCCGAGGTCGCCCGACGCGTAGTCTTTATCCAGGACTGCCTGCGCAATTCCGGGCTCAAAACCCTGGTACTGGGCATCAGCGGCGGCGTCGACTCCCTGACCGCCGGCCTGCTGGCCCAACGGGCGGTGCAGGAGCTGCGTGCCAGCAGCGGCGACGAGTCTTATCGTTTTATCGCCGTGCGCCTGCCCTACGAAACCCAGTTCGATGAACACGACGCCCAGGCCTCGGTGGAATTCATCGAGCCGGACGAACGCCACACCGTCAACATCGGCCCGGCGGTGAAGGCCCTGGCCAATGAAGTGGCAGCGTTTGAAGGCAAGGCAGCGGTGTCCCGCGACTTCGTGCTGGGCAACACCAAGGCGCGCATGCGCATGGTGGCGCAGTACACCATCGCCGGCGCGGCGGGTGGGCTGGTGATCGGCACCGACCACGCGGCGGAAGCGGTAATGGGCTTTTTCACCAAGTTCGGCGATGGCGCCTGCGATCTGGCGCCATTGAGCGGGCTGGTGAAGAACCAGGTGCGTGCGATTGCCCGGCACTTTGGCGCGCCGGAATCGTTGGTGGAGAAAGTCCCGACCGCCGACCTGGAGGACCTGTCGCCAGGTAAGCCGGACGAAGCGTCACACGGGGTGACCTATGCCGAAATCGATGCGTTCCTGCACGGTGAGCCCGTGCGTGAAGAGGCGTTCAGGATTATCTGCGAGACCTATCGCAAGACTGAACACAAGCGGGTGATGCCGTTTGCGCCTTGA
- the pncB gene encoding nicotinate phosphoribosyltransferase, with the protein MSESVFADRIVQNLLDTDFYKLTMMQAVLHNYPNVEVEWEFRCRNSEDLRPYLAEIRYQIERLAELSLSPDQLGFLERISFMKPDFLRFLGLFRFNLRYVQTGIENGELFIRLRGPWLHVILFEVPMLAIVSEVRNRYRYQTVILEQAREQLYRKFDWLTANASSDELSELQVADFGTRRRFSYRVQEEVVSVLKHDFPGRFVGTSNVHLAREFDMKPLGTMAHEWIMAHQQLGPRLIDSQIAALDCWVREYRGLLGIALTDCITTDAFLGDFDLYFAKLFDGLRHDSGDPIQWAEKAIAHYHKLGIEPMSKTLVFSDSLTLPKALEIFRALRGRINVSFGIGTNLTCDIPGVEPMSIVLKMTACNGQPVAKISDEAGKTHCTDPNFVAYLRHVFKVPALSSKE; encoded by the coding sequence ATGAGCGAGAGTGTGTTTGCCGATCGCATCGTGCAGAACTTGCTCGACACCGACTTCTACAAGCTGACCATGATGCAGGCGGTGCTGCACAACTACCCGAATGTGGAAGTTGAATGGGAGTTTCGTTGCCGCAACAGCGAAGACCTGCGCCCGTACCTGGCGGAGATCCGCTACCAGATCGAGCGCCTCGCCGAGCTGAGCCTGAGCCCCGACCAGTTGGGTTTCCTTGAACGTATCAGCTTCATGAAGCCGGACTTCCTGCGGTTTCTCGGGCTGTTCCGCTTCAACCTGCGCTACGTGCAGACCGGTATCGAAAACGGCGAGTTGTTTATCCGCCTGCGCGGGCCGTGGCTGCATGTGATCCTGTTTGAAGTGCCGATGCTGGCCATCGTCAGCGAAGTGCGTAACCGCTACCGCTACCAGACGGTGATCCTCGAACAGGCCCGCGAGCAGCTGTACCGCAAATTCGATTGGCTGACGGCGAATGCCAGCAGCGACGAGCTCTCGGAACTGCAAGTGGCCGACTTCGGTACGCGCCGACGCTTCTCCTACCGCGTGCAGGAGGAAGTGGTCAGTGTGCTCAAGCACGATTTCCCTGGGCGTTTTGTCGGCACCAGCAACGTGCATCTGGCCCGCGAGTTCGATATGAAGCCCTTGGGGACCATGGCTCACGAATGGATCATGGCCCACCAGCAACTCGGCCCGCGCCTGATCGACAGCCAGATCGCCGCCCTCGATTGCTGGGTGCGTGAATACCGTGGCCTGCTGGGTATTGCCCTGACCGACTGCATTACCACAGACGCCTTCCTCGGCGACTTTGATTTGTACTTTGCCAAGCTGTTCGACGGGTTGCGCCATGACTCCGGCGACCCCATCCAGTGGGCGGAAAAAGCCATCGCCCACTACCACAAGCTTGGCATCGAACCGATGAGCAAAACTCTGGTGTTCTCCGACAGCCTGACGCTGCCCAAGGCCCTGGAGATTTTCCGTGCGCTGCGTGGCCGCATTAATGTGAGCTTTGGCATCGGCACCAACCTGACCTGCGATATTCCAGGGGTGGAGCCGATGAGCATCGTGCTAAAAATGACCGCATGCAATGGCCAGCCCGTCGCCAAGATCTCCGATGAAGCGGGCAAGACCCATTGCACCGACCCGAATTTTGTCGCCTATTTGCGTCACGTTTTCAAAGTACCTGCCCTTTCCAGCAAGGAGTGA
- the azu gene encoding azurin encodes MFAKLVAVSLLTLASGQLLAAECKVTVDSTDQMSFNTKEITIDKSCKQFTVELTHSGNLPKNVMGHNWVLTTEANMQPVATDGMAAGIDKDYLKAGDDRIIAHTKIIGAGEKDSVTFDVSKLKADEKYSFFCSFPGHISMMKGAVVLK; translated from the coding sequence ATGTTTGCCAAACTCGTTGCTGTTTCCCTGCTGACCCTGGCGAGCGGCCAGTTGCTTGCTGCAGAGTGCAAGGTCACCGTCGACTCTACCGACCAGATGTCCTTTAACACCAAAGAAATCACCATCGACAAGAGCTGCAAGCAGTTCACCGTTGAGCTGACTCACTCGGGTAACCTGCCGAAGAACGTGATGGGGCATAACTGGGTGCTGACCACTGAAGCCAACATGCAGCCTGTGGCGACTGACGGTATGGCTGCGGGCATCGATAAGGATTATCTGAAAGCCGGTGATGACCGCATCATCGCCCACACCAAGATCATTGGCGCTGGCGAGAAAGACTCGGTGACCTTCGACGTCTCCAAGCTCAAGGCCGATGAGAAGTACAGCTTCTTCTGCTCGTTCCCTGGCCACATTTCGATGATGAAAGGTGCCGTGGTCCTGAAGTAA